A part of Octopus sinensis linkage group LG7, ASM634580v1, whole genome shotgun sequence genomic DNA contains:
- the LOC118764131 gene encoding uncharacterized protein LOC118764131 gives MFEVHSQKYWIKSFINRAVTSVNGIVQEIVILKTDYFRQPTVLLVKIEYLQREVNFYCNQSKTVFTFNRLIFPLPYLHIGNDKKFQASNRIGLPVLLSLNLKEYERKRLLKNYLSLSVQPDMCPSYIEWDYKGLTYCSWNKESINYNKLFYNELSDIKSTAEVLAKETKLSTDFSFMEYNSKEPLDIISDNIQYPHGGPKKFGFIMIPSSQVSRSPPSAADLFLL, from the exons AGTTTCATCAATAGAGCTGTAACATCAGTAAATGGTATTGTACAGGAAATAGTCATTCTAAAAACAGACTACTTCAGACAACCTACTGTCCTACTGGTTAAAATAGAATACCTTCAACGTGAA GTTAATTTTTACTGCAACCAATCAAAAACAGTTTTCACTTTCAATCGACTCATTTTTCCACTGCCATATCTACATATTGGAAATGATAAGAAGTTCCAAGCAAGCAACAGAATAGGACTTCCTGTTTTGTTGTCACTGAATTTAAAAGAGTATGAAAG GAAACGTCTGTTGAAAAACTATTTGTCCCTCTCTGTTCAACCTGATATGTGCCCTTCATATATAGAGTGGGACTACAAAGGGTTAACTTATTGCTCCTGGAATAAAGAAAGCATTAATTATAACAAGCTTTTCTACAATGAACTTTCAGATATAAAG TCCACAGCAGAAGTACTTGCAAAAGAAACCAAACTTTCAACAGACTTCTCTTTCATGGAATACAACTCAAAAG AGCCTTTAGATATTATTTCAGACAATATCCAGTACCCTCATGGTGGCCCTAAAAAGTTTGGATTCATAATGATTCCTAGTTCTCAAGTCAGTCGATCCCCACCATCTGCAGCAGATCTGTTTCTCTTGTGA